Genomic DNA from uncultured Methanospirillum sp.:
TCAGGCAGTTGTCACACTGATTGGCAGAGGTGATCCTGGAGATCTGATCCGTGGATTGATCTTCTCTCCCTATGGTGTTGAGAGTGATAAGGCGCTTGTAGAATATCTGAACCTGCAGGGCCTCGATGATGAACAGGTTCTCAAATCTGCCTGTGATGAGTTTGTGAAGATAAAAAATCAGAATGTCATTCCGTTTCCCGGTGTCGTTACCGGGATCCTGGAGATACATAATGCAGGGATTTTGATTGCAGCTGTAACTAATGCTTCAGCTCATCATGCAGAAGAGCGGCTCAACCTGATCGGAGTCAGGGATCTGTTTCAACTTGTCATTTCTCCTGAATGTATCGGGAGGAAGAAACCGGACACTGAAGTTTACAGGCTGGCAGCAGAGATGATGGACTGCCCTCCCCATCGGATATGCGTTCTTGGTGATAATCTGGTCAATGATATTGCCCCTGCTCAGCGCTTGGGCATATATGGAGTTCACGCCCGGTACGGCGATCGTCTTCCTGCAGAATTTGCAGGTGGTGTTGTTGCTGACGCTGTAGTCGATCATTTTGAGGATGTTATTCCTATCCTGGGAGTATCTGGCCAAAAAAGGTAGTTGATGCCAGATTTCTGAATCCCTGATATCTGCGTGATGTATTTTTCTTTCACTGATGGGATTTCCACTGGTCAATTTTTTAAACCTAATTTCTTACATTAGGCATTCTATTCTCAAAGGATTCAGATGATTGTTCTCTCTTTATCTTTCTCCAATTATTGCTTTATTTCAACATTCGTTAGAGTTTGTAGAAATTTTACTTTGGCTGTGAGATGGAGTTTTTCGGGTTTGATCATTTAAATTGTGGAATTCATCTTGAAAAACCTAATAATATCAAAATGAGTTACTTTTTAAAAATTGGCTGTTGTTCAGAATATTCGTGAGGTATCATCTCATTATACATGATATGGATTGTGGATATTGGATCTTCATCGGCCTGTACTCTGGGCGCGGCACAAAGAGTTTAATAACCCCTTTTTTTCTACTGGAATCTCCAATATTGTATCTTCTATTTGTATGCGTGCCTCGAAATTTGGTGTTTCTTCCTGATGGTTTCACTCCTCTGTTCAGTTCATCATACAAATCTCCAATTGATCAGCATTTCATTGTGTAATTTGTCATAAATTAGGCAATGTTTCAGGCAATCTGGACACCTGTAGACCTGCTGTTAATGGTTAATTCCTCAATCTTCTTGTGGTAGATGATTGTGATCCTCCTCTGTAACCCATGAATCTGTGTGATTACCTATTGAATGGGCTTTTATCTAAAATTTGAAACGGTTGCCATTCTGTTGATTAAATGGCTAGCTGTCAACTAATAATTACTGAAGAATAGGAATTGGTGACAACAAGTGTCATCAAATTTCTTAACCGACTATTGAACTTATTTTGGCTCACTTCTGGGTTGGTTAGTACCAGTTCTGAAGTAATCCAATCTGGAACCTTGAGTTTGAAAAAAAGATGAGTTCGGTTCCTCGTTGTATCAAAAACTAGTATGCTGTGATGTACCTGCTCTTATATGCGGTACTCATCTTTCCTGACCGGCTGATGGTAAGCCGCACGGAATACACACCTTTCTTCGTAAAGGTATAAATTGGGTTTTTCTGGTACGAGTATCCCCCGTCACCAAAATTCCATGCCCATGTGGATGGCTGACCGATAGAGGTATCGATGAACTGAGTTCTCAAGGGGACTCTTCCACTTACCGGTGATGCAATGAATGAGGCTGTCAGAACACCCGGCTGCGGAGTTGGCGTGGGCGTGACGGTTGGTGTCGGTGAGACCGATCCTACGGCAGCCGCTGCATTAAGTCTTCCTCCTGTTGCAACCTTTCCGGATAATGAACTGAGTCTGTCAACGGTGTTTAGGATCCTATCCCTTATCTGATTCTTTGTCATTGAGGGATTTGCTGCTTTCAGAAGGCCAGCTACCCCGGAAACGTAGGGAGTTGCCATGGACGTTCCTGAAAGATACTGATACTGGCCGTTTTTATACGTACTTCTGATGTTCACTCCTGGCGCTGCAAGGTCGACTGATGAGGTACCGTAGTTTGAGAAGCCTGCGAGGTTGTCTTTGTTGTCCGTTGCTGCAACTGATATGATGTTACTGCTGCTCAGTGCTGCCGGGTACTGTGGATATTGGTCCGAGTTTT
This window encodes:
- a CDS encoding HAD family hydrolase, translated to MTDLDNTLYDFAAAMERASQAVVTLIGRGDPGDLIRGLIFSPYGVESDKALVEYLNLQGLDDEQVLKSACDEFVKIKNQNVIPFPGVVTGILEIHNAGILIAAVTNASAHHAEERLNLIGVRDLFQLVISPECIGRKKPDTEVYRLAAEMMDCPPHRICVLGDNLVNDIAPAQRLGIYGVHARYGDRLPAEFAGGVVADAVVDHFEDVIPILGVSGQKR